Proteins encoded by one window of Emticicia oligotrophica DSM 17448:
- a CDS encoding TonB-dependent receptor plug domain-containing protein — MKIKVLLFILSILLFAFTFDDEWIKQLSLKFSRYQNSFPQEKAYLHLDKPYYTAGETIWFKAYLVEANTLTPDTVSIPLYVELIDNQKGKLIDKKILKLENGSAAADFLLPDSIQAGYYRLRAYTNWMLNFDENLIFTKDFKVFRPSQEENTTKLNPQEIDFRFFPEGGHLIEGMESRLAYKAVDALGNGLDITGVILDQNSDTITSFESEHLGMGFVNFKPETGSTYTAKVHYRNIYEKTVELPLPEKEGIMLGIESVVDKENIRVFISHNFSNPTNLVIVGQARGEILYLAKPTPDKRKVMLKISKNKFPEGITQFTVLNDKGQPLCERVIYIKHDNQLNINLVSNKTKYNKREKVTLDIETTDTKGQPISADLSVSVTDAGQVLEAPYAENIWTYLLLDSDIKGRIEQPAYYFDNSNINANRHLDILMMTQGWRRYRWNDILKDEFPQPKFNLERGISLSGEISRLNGKVFEKPVNLTFMFSLKDSTKLFGMGLAGKEGNFMIENLNFVDSAQVIIQAIAGNNNRNTKIFINKNYAPKIQVVAIPFNSVTFDVKELADYLRRTKEALDFERSLRFNKAILLNEVKIKAKRNVQDRDSRVLYNQANKSLKVDQTMIGYNNVLDLLRGRIAGVQVSGSANDPVVTIRGASSFTGSSEPLFLIDGIRTEKSTILMIPVTDVDRVDVLTGAESAIYGMGAGNGVISVLTKRGNPNYDYSNDKAAGIEAISIAGYYPTKEFYAPKYDEILPEHARPDFRSTIYWAPKIRTNANGKAQISYFNSDATSKVNVLLQGISTSGIPIVAKHTYELGN, encoded by the coding sequence ATGAAAATCAAAGTACTTCTTTTTATACTTTCTATCCTATTATTTGCTTTTACTTTTGATGATGAATGGATTAAACAGCTATCGCTTAAATTTAGTCGTTATCAAAACTCCTTTCCACAGGAAAAAGCGTATTTACACCTTGATAAGCCCTACTACACCGCTGGAGAAACCATTTGGTTCAAAGCCTATTTAGTAGAAGCCAATACCCTCACACCCGATACAGTGAGTATCCCACTTTATGTAGAACTCATTGATAATCAGAAAGGTAAGCTCATTGACAAGAAAATATTAAAGCTAGAAAATGGTAGTGCAGCAGCCGATTTTCTACTACCCGATAGCATTCAAGCAGGGTATTACAGACTACGGGCATATACTAATTGGATGCTCAACTTCGATGAAAACTTAATTTTCACTAAAGATTTTAAGGTTTTTAGACCTAGTCAAGAAGAAAATACCACAAAGCTCAACCCACAAGAAATTGATTTTCGTTTTTTCCCTGAAGGTGGGCACCTAATTGAAGGCATGGAAAGCAGACTTGCTTATAAAGCAGTCGATGCACTCGGCAATGGCCTTGATATTACAGGCGTCATATTAGACCAAAATAGTGATACGATTACCTCCTTTGAGAGCGAGCATTTAGGCATGGGGTTCGTCAATTTCAAGCCTGAAACTGGTAGTACCTATACTGCTAAAGTTCATTATCGTAATATTTACGAAAAAACGGTCGAATTACCCTTACCCGAAAAAGAAGGTATTATGCTAGGGATTGAATCTGTAGTAGATAAAGAAAATATTAGAGTTTTTATCAGTCACAACTTTTCGAATCCTACCAATTTGGTTATTGTCGGACAAGCCCGAGGGGAAATTTTATATCTAGCAAAACCTACGCCCGACAAACGGAAAGTTATGCTCAAAATTTCGAAAAATAAATTTCCTGAAGGTATTACTCAATTTACAGTTTTAAACGACAAAGGTCAACCTTTATGCGAGCGAGTGATTTACATCAAACATGATAATCAACTGAATATCAATCTAGTATCAAACAAAACCAAGTATAATAAAAGAGAAAAAGTAACGCTTGATATTGAAACTACTGATACCAAAGGGCAGCCTATTTCTGCCGATTTATCTGTTTCTGTTACTGATGCAGGGCAAGTTTTGGAAGCTCCTTATGCCGAAAATATATGGACTTATTTACTCTTAGATTCAGATATTAAGGGGAGAATAGAACAACCCGCTTATTATTTTGACAATTCGAACATCAATGCAAACCGCCATTTGGATATACTTATGATGACTCAAGGCTGGCGACGCTACCGCTGGAATGATATTCTGAAAGATGAATTCCCTCAACCTAAATTTAACTTAGAAAGAGGCATAAGTTTATCGGGCGAAATTAGTCGTTTAAATGGTAAAGTCTTTGAAAAACCTGTTAACCTAACTTTTATGTTTTCGCTGAAAGACAGTACCAAACTGTTTGGTATGGGTTTAGCAGGAAAAGAAGGAAATTTTATGATTGAAAACCTAAACTTTGTTGATTCTGCACAAGTAATCATACAAGCAATTGCGGGTAATAATAATCGAAATACCAAGATTTTTATCAATAAAAACTATGCTCCTAAAATTCAAGTAGTAGCCATTCCTTTCAATTCCGTTACATTCGATGTAAAAGAATTAGCCGATTATCTTCGTCGTACAAAAGAGGCCTTAGATTTCGAACGTTCTCTACGCTTCAATAAAGCAATTCTTCTCAATGAAGTAAAAATCAAAGCCAAGAGAAACGTACAAGACCGAGATAGTAGAGTATTATACAATCAAGCTAACAAATCGCTCAAAGTTGACCAAACCATGATTGGCTACAACAATGTGCTTGACCTACTTCGTGGACGAATTGCTGGGGTACAAGTTTCGGGAAGTGCCAACGACCCCGTAGTTACAATTAGAGGAGCATCATCATTTACAGGCTCATCAGAACCATTGTTTTTGATAGACGGAATTCGTACTGAAAAATCTACCATTTTAATGATTCCTGTAACTGATGTTGACCGCGTTGATGTATTAACAGGTGCCGAATCTGCCATCTATGGTATGGGAGCTGGCAATGGTGTGATATCTGTTCTAACCAAACGAGGCAACCCCAACTACGATTACAGTAATGATAAAGCAGCTGGCATCGAGGCTATCAGCATTGCAGGATATTATCCGACAAAAGAATTTTATGCCCCAAAATACGATGAAATTCTACCAGAACATGCACGTCCTGATTTTCGCTCAACAATTTACTGGGCTCCAAAAATCAGAACAAATGCCAATGGTAAAGCACAAATAAGCTATTTTAATAGCGATGCCACAAGCAAAGTCAACGTATTACTTCAAGGAATAAGCACCAGTGGTATACCGATTGTTGCAAAACATACTTATGAGCTTGGTAATTAA
- a CDS encoding RrF2 family transcriptional regulator, with protein sequence MISKKAKYALKALKVLSERYESKQPILIADIAEQESIPKKFLEAILLELRNNGILHSQKGKGGGYQLRMPPEQVTIAKIVRIIDGPIAPMLCVSLHFYGKCDDCADEKTCKIRPIMEKVRDANLSVYENTTLKDLMDFPEEESK encoded by the coding sequence ATGATTTCAAAGAAAGCTAAATATGCCCTGAAAGCCCTCAAAGTACTTTCGGAAAGATACGAGTCGAAGCAACCCATTTTGATTGCTGATATTGCTGAACAAGAGAGTATTCCAAAAAAGTTTTTGGAAGCAATATTACTGGAATTGCGTAATAATGGCATTCTGCATAGCCAAAAAGGAAAAGGAGGTGGGTATCAACTACGCATGCCACCCGAGCAAGTAACCATTGCCAAAATTGTTCGTATTATTGACGGCCCTATTGCCCCGATGCTTTGTGTTTCATTACACTTTTATGGAAAATGTGACGATTGTGCCGATGAAAAGACTTGTAAGATTAGGCCAATTATGGAAAAAGTGCGTGATGCCAATCTATCGGTTTACGAGAATACAACTTTGAAAGATTTGATGGATTTTCCAGAAGAAGAAAGTAAGTAA
- a CDS encoding 3-oxoacyl-ACP synthase III family protein has protein sequence MKTIIKGTGCHLPERIIENSYFLDRQFMDADGTVNPKPTEEIVAKLESITGIKSRRYIPENESSVPLMTKAAEAAISDAGIERNQIDGVIVAHNAGNMLQGQLGFHTVPNMAALLKNSLGISNHECFAYDILFGCPGWIQGVIQAHQAIQMGDATNVLVVGVEVASRLLDPHDLDSMILADGCGAAIISAEDSAQTGIISYATYSHAQEDVSCIYLSGSYNKELNLPTLFKMNGKDVYKYATVWVPKVIKKALDKAGLDASDVDMFLFHQANGKMLHAFANNLAQMYNIEGLSFEGKIPTTIDFTGNTSVATVPTMLDLIRKGELTGYGIKPGMKVVMASVGAGMHCNAVVYQF, from the coding sequence TTGAAAACAATAATTAAGGGTACGGGGTGTCATTTACCCGAAAGAATCATTGAAAATTCTTATTTTTTGGATAGACAATTCATGGATGCTGACGGTACGGTTAATCCAAAGCCCACCGAAGAAATTGTAGCCAAATTGGAGTCTATTACTGGTATAAAATCGAGGAGATATATTCCAGAAAATGAGAGTTCTGTGCCGTTGATGACTAAAGCGGCCGAAGCGGCCATTAGCGATGCTGGTATTGAAAGAAATCAGATAGATGGAGTAATTGTAGCACATAATGCGGGCAATATGCTCCAAGGCCAATTAGGTTTTCATACAGTGCCTAACATGGCTGCATTGCTTAAAAATAGTTTAGGTATCAGCAATCATGAGTGTTTTGCTTATGATATACTTTTTGGTTGCCCTGGTTGGATTCAAGGTGTCATTCAGGCACATCAGGCTATTCAGATGGGTGATGCTACCAATGTTTTGGTAGTAGGTGTAGAGGTAGCCTCGAGATTACTCGACCCGCATGATTTAGATTCAATGATTTTAGCCGATGGTTGTGGTGCGGCTATTATTTCTGCTGAAGATTCAGCACAAACAGGCATCATTTCCTATGCTACCTATTCACATGCTCAAGAAGATGTTTCTTGTATTTATTTGAGTGGTTCTTATAATAAAGAACTTAACTTACCTACATTATTTAAGATGAATGGTAAAGATGTGTATAAATATGCTACTGTTTGGGTGCCTAAAGTAATTAAAAAAGCACTTGATAAGGCTGGTTTGGATGCCTCTGATGTGGATATGTTTTTATTCCACCAAGCTAATGGTAAGATGCTTCATGCTTTTGCTAATAACTTGGCTCAAATGTATAATATTGAGGGGCTTTCTTTTGAAGGGAAAATTCCAACAACCATTGATTTTACAGGAAATACATCTGTTGCTACGGTGCCAACGATGCTCGATTTGATTCGTAAAGGTGAGTTAACGGGCTATGGCATCAAACCTGGTATGAAAGTAGTGATGGCATCAGTAGGGGCGGGTATGCACTGTAATGCCGTTGTTTATCAGTTCTAA
- a CDS encoding M23 family metallopeptidase codes for MSVINGFKQLLVDIREYKLSPEHAREQFQEMMFVMKKSYPLARYDSSSVNLCFPLMGFDFRAVGGYGSGYRPRGYDLFDQTKKGSHPAHDIFMKDKDQDCRDDRTGDYVAVLSTTDGVVVATENNWQLGSEYRGGNYIWIYDTNNGGLWYYAHQREIYVKTGQLVRAGQKIALVGRTGFNAAMPRSDTHLHMTYLRIDENGNPFPVNTYPWLKQATTLLDPRIAVDLEPIEAVKDSLPMLEEPKTLPKIKVKNTISTISVQREGSKSKKSRK; via the coding sequence ATGAGTGTAATTAACGGATTCAAGCAATTATTGGTTGATATTCGAGAATACAAACTAAGTCCAGAACATGCTCGTGAGCAATTTCAAGAAATGATGTTTGTCATGAAAAAATCGTATCCATTAGCTCGTTATGATTCTTCGAGTGTAAATCTTTGTTTTCCATTAATGGGCTTTGATTTTAGAGCAGTTGGCGGTTATGGAAGTGGGTATCGCCCACGCGGTTATGACTTGTTCGACCAAACAAAAAAAGGTAGTCATCCTGCACATGATATTTTCATGAAAGATAAAGACCAAGATTGTAGAGATGACCGCACGGGCGATTATGTAGCGGTACTCTCGACAACTGATGGGGTAGTGGTGGCTACTGAAAATAACTGGCAACTAGGAAGTGAGTATCGTGGAGGAAATTATATTTGGATATACGATACTAATAATGGTGGACTTTGGTATTATGCTCATCAACGTGAAATATATGTAAAGACTGGACAGTTAGTACGAGCTGGCCAAAAAATAGCATTAGTTGGCCGCACGGGCTTTAATGCAGCTATGCCTCGCTCTGATACCCATTTACACATGACCTACCTTAGAATTGACGAAAATGGTAACCCATTTCCTGTAAATACCTACCCTTGGCTAAAGCAAGCTACTACTTTGCTCGACCCACGTATCGCGGTAGATTTAGAACCAATAGAAGCTGTAAAAGATAGTTTACCAATGCTTGAAGAACCTAAAACTTTACCCAAGATTAAGGTAAAAAATACAATATCAACTATTTCTGTGCAGAGAGAGGGTTCTAAAAGCAAAAAATCTCGTAAATAA
- a CDS encoding C40 family peptidase, with protein sequence MIKNYFIGSLFVILSLSSFASLASFADDAPTKKKSTLVTEVPIDDSYLKLANDIQRYAKKFIGTRYRRGGKAAKGFDCSGFVGYVFKKFGMKLGASSREMFGLGYHVESCTALPGDLIFFRRGKTPKSGISHVGIVVESNEKGVKFIHSASSKGVTISHLKDPYYSSHFVCIKRVIDTCK encoded by the coding sequence ATGATTAAAAACTATTTCATTGGTTCGTTGTTTGTCATTTTATCGTTATCGAGTTTTGCCAGTTTGGCTTCTTTCGCCGACGATGCTCCCACCAAAAAGAAGTCTACTTTAGTAACTGAAGTGCCGATTGACGATTCTTATCTTAAATTAGCCAACGACATTCAGCGATACGCAAAAAAATTTATAGGAACACGCTACCGAAGAGGTGGAAAAGCAGCCAAAGGCTTCGATTGCTCTGGTTTTGTTGGATATGTATTCAAGAAATTTGGGATGAAATTAGGTGCTAGTAGCCGCGAAATGTTTGGGCTTGGCTATCACGTAGAATCATGTACGGCTTTACCCGGAGATTTAATCTTTTTTAGAAGAGGGAAAACACCCAAAAGTGGTATATCACACGTGGGAATAGTGGTAGAATCTAATGAAAAAGGTGTCAAGTTTATTCATTCTGCTTCCAGTAAAGGCGTGACTATCAGCCATTTGAAAGACCCCTACTATTCATCACATTTTGTGTGCATCAAACGAGTGATTGATACTTGTAAATGA
- a CDS encoding GMC oxidoreductase: protein MNIQGKVKEQMTYDAIVVGSGISGGWAAKELCEKGLKVLMIERGRDIKHVEGYENAMKNPWDFPHRGNMDNMAREQYWASVRTGYTGREEHRNMFENDKENPYSEKRGFDWIRGYHVGGRSLMWGRQSYRWNERDFTANLEDGHGIDWPIRYKDLAPWYSYVESFIGVSGSKEGLDVLPDGNFQPPMDMNCVEKEFKSVVAKKFGGRAVTIGRTAHLTAPTKIQTDLGRASCQFRNACMRGCPYGGYFSTQSATLPAANKTGNLTLTTDKIVHQVIFDDEKGKAVGVKAIDQNTKEEYEYFAKIIFLNASAINSAWIMMQSKSKTHPNGLGNESDQLGRNIMDHHLAVGASGTYEGFEDMYYYGRRANGIYVPRFTNWGSDKKRDFVRGFGYQGGASRSSWGRGGQMDGFGADFKESMTEVGPWSFNIGGFGETLPDSNNRFTLSDKKDKWGLPVVEFDAAWGENALKMRVAMMNEAAEMLDAAGMKNIQTYDDRSKNPGIGIHEMGTARMGRDPKTSVLNANNQVWGASNVFVTDGAAMTSASCVNPSLTYMALTARAADFAVSELKKMNL, encoded by the coding sequence ATGAATATTCAAGGTAAAGTAAAAGAACAAATGACCTACGATGCCATTGTTGTAGGTTCGGGGATATCAGGCGGCTGGGCTGCTAAAGAACTTTGTGAGAAAGGCTTAAAAGTATTAATGATTGAGCGTGGACGTGATATTAAGCACGTAGAAGGATATGAAAATGCTATGAAAAATCCGTGGGATTTTCCTCACCGTGGAAACATGGATAATATGGCTAGAGAGCAATATTGGGCAAGTGTACGTACGGGTTATACAGGCCGTGAAGAACACCGCAATATGTTTGAAAATGATAAAGAAAATCCATACTCAGAAAAACGTGGCTTCGACTGGATTCGTGGATATCATGTTGGTGGACGTTCATTAATGTGGGGACGCCAGAGCTATCGTTGGAACGAACGTGATTTTACCGCAAACTTAGAAGATGGTCATGGTATTGATTGGCCTATTCGTTATAAAGATTTAGCTCCGTGGTATAGTTATGTAGAGAGTTTTATCGGAGTAAGTGGTTCGAAAGAAGGTTTGGATGTTTTACCTGATGGAAACTTCCAACCACCAATGGATATGAACTGCGTGGAAAAAGAATTTAAATCAGTTGTTGCTAAAAAGTTTGGTGGACGTGCCGTAACAATTGGCCGTACTGCTCACTTAACGGCTCCAACCAAAATTCAAACGGATTTAGGGCGTGCTTCTTGCCAGTTCCGTAATGCTTGTATGCGTGGTTGCCCTTATGGTGGTTATTTCAGTACACAATCGGCTACATTGCCAGCTGCTAATAAGACAGGAAATCTGACGCTTACAACTGATAAGATTGTTCACCAAGTAATCTTCGATGATGAAAAAGGTAAAGCAGTGGGAGTTAAAGCCATTGACCAAAATACAAAAGAAGAATACGAATACTTCGCAAAAATTATCTTCTTGAATGCTTCAGCTATCAACTCTGCGTGGATAATGATGCAGTCGAAATCTAAAACTCACCCTAATGGTTTAGGTAATGAGTCTGACCAATTAGGCCGTAATATAATGGACCACCACTTAGCAGTTGGTGCTTCTGGTACTTACGAAGGTTTCGAAGATATGTATTATTATGGTCGTCGTGCCAATGGTATTTATGTTCCGCGTTTTACCAACTGGGGAAGTGATAAAAAACGTGATTTCGTACGTGGCTTTGGTTATCAAGGTGGTGCGAGTCGCTCAAGTTGGGGTCGTGGTGGCCAAATGGATGGCTTTGGTGCTGATTTTAAAGAATCAATGACTGAAGTAGGACCTTGGTCGTTTAATATTGGTGGTTTCGGAGAAACATTGCCAGATTCAAACAATCGTTTTACACTTTCTGATAAAAAAGATAAATGGGGCTTGCCAGTTGTTGAATTTGATGCAGCTTGGGGCGAAAATGCTCTAAAAATGCGTGTTGCAATGATGAATGAAGCGGCTGAAATGCTTGATGCAGCGGGTATGAAAAATATCCAAACTTATGATGACCGCAGCAAAAACCCAGGTATCGGTATCCATGAAATGGGAACTGCACGTATGGGTCGTGACCCTAAAACTTCGGTGTTAAATGCTAATAATCAAGTTTGGGGTGCAAGTAATGTATTTGTGACAGACGGTGCTGCCATGACTTCAGCATCTTGTGTAAATCCATCGCTTACTTATATGGCTCTTACTGCTCGTGCAGCAGATTTTGCTGTAAGTGAGTTGAAGAAAATGAATTTGTAA
- a CDS encoding gluconate 2-dehydrogenase subunit 3 family protein, which translates to MNRRDAIQRVAFLMGGALSAPTMIAMLEGCKSNPASEAASSFALSTDYKTLVAEIAEIIIPKTSTPGAKEAGVGPFVEMMLKDCYSAAQQEHFVKGLDAVEEESKKASGKKFLESTPEQQVAILKKCEAAANDEAKKNESAKKMVDSETGLTKEAKGKTEAPPVPFFKLMKELTLMGYFTSEIGCKQALAYVEVPGKYEGCVKMTPGQKAWAL; encoded by the coding sequence TTGAATAGAAGAGATGCCATACAAAGAGTTGCCTTCCTGATGGGAGGTGCTTTGTCTGCCCCAACAATGATTGCAATGCTGGAAGGCTGCAAATCAAATCCTGCCTCAGAAGCGGCTTCATCTTTCGCTCTATCGACTGACTATAAAACGTTGGTTGCCGAAATCGCCGAGATTATCATTCCTAAAACCTCAACACCAGGGGCTAAAGAAGCAGGCGTAGGGCCGTTTGTAGAAATGATGTTGAAAGATTGTTATTCTGCTGCTCAGCAAGAGCATTTCGTGAAAGGTTTAGATGCCGTAGAAGAGGAGTCGAAAAAAGCTAGTGGTAAGAAGTTTTTGGAAAGCACACCTGAACAACAAGTGGCAATCTTGAAAAAATGTGAAGCCGCTGCTAATGATGAAGCTAAGAAAAATGAGTCGGCAAAGAAAATGGTAGATTCAGAAACTGGTTTAACAAAAGAGGCTAAAGGAAAAACAGAGGCACCGCCTGTTCCGTTCTTTAAACTAATGAAAGAACTTACTCTTATGGGGTATTTCACATCAGAAATCGGCTGTAAACAAGCTTTGGCTTATGTAGAGGTTCCGGGTAAATATGAAGGATGTGTAAAAATGACTCCTGGCCAAAAAGCATGGGCATTATAA
- a CDS encoding UDP-glucose dehydrogenase family protein, which translates to MKIAVVGTGYVGLVTGTCFAETGNQVTCVDIDERKVEKLRKGKLTIYEPGLDIIFDRNTKEGRLMFTTNLAEGIKDAQVIFLALPTPPGEDGSADLKYILGVANDLGPLLENYTVIIDKSTVPVGTAEKVRERVAKNAKVEFDVISNPEFLREGVAVEDFMKPDRVVIGTSSDKAKKVMEKLYAPLVRQGNPIIFMDERSAEMTKYAANAFLAMKITFMNEIANLCEKAGANVDDIRRGIGTDSRIGKRFLFAGIGYGGSCFPKDVQALEKTAAEHNYDFKILKSVMKVNEKQKTKMMPYVKEYFNGDLKGKTIALWGLAFKPHTDDIREAPALYNIKELRKAGAKVVVYDPEAMENVRGVVGKKVKYAKSTYEAIEGADALMIMTEWPEFRTPDFDKVGSALKNKVIFDGRNLYELKDMRELGYTYYSVGRETVK; encoded by the coding sequence ATGAAAATAGCTGTTGTAGGAACTGGATACGTAGGATTAGTAACAGGTACTTGTTTTGCAGAAACAGGCAATCAAGTTACTTGTGTTGATATCGATGAACGTAAAGTTGAAAAACTTCGTAAAGGTAAACTAACTATTTATGAACCGGGCTTGGATATAATCTTCGACCGAAACACAAAAGAAGGTCGCTTGATGTTTACAACAAACTTGGCAGAAGGAATCAAAGATGCACAAGTAATTTTCTTAGCACTACCTACACCTCCAGGAGAAGATGGTTCAGCTGACTTAAAATATATTTTAGGTGTAGCTAATGACCTTGGCCCATTGTTGGAAAACTATACAGTAATTATTGATAAAAGTACAGTACCTGTTGGTACAGCAGAAAAGGTACGCGAACGCGTTGCTAAAAATGCTAAAGTTGAGTTTGATGTTATCTCGAACCCTGAATTTTTGCGTGAAGGTGTTGCCGTTGAAGACTTCATGAAACCAGACCGTGTGGTAATTGGAACAAGTTCTGATAAAGCAAAAAAAGTAATGGAAAAACTTTATGCACCATTAGTACGTCAAGGGAATCCGATTATCTTCATGGACGAACGTTCGGCTGAAATGACTAAATATGCTGCCAATGCGTTCTTAGCGATGAAGATTACATTTATGAACGAAATTGCTAACCTTTGCGAAAAAGCAGGTGCAAACGTAGATGATATTCGTCGTGGTATCGGTACTGATAGCCGTATTGGTAAGCGTTTCTTGTTTGCTGGTATTGGTTATGGTGGAAGTTGTTTTCCGAAGGATGTACAAGCTTTAGAAAAAACAGCCGCTGAACACAATTACGATTTCAAAATCTTGAAATCTGTAATGAAGGTAAACGAAAAGCAAAAAACTAAGATGATGCCATACGTAAAGGAATACTTCAATGGCGATTTGAAAGGAAAAACTATTGCACTTTGGGGATTGGCGTTCAAACCACATACTGATGATATTCGTGAGGCTCCAGCTCTCTACAATATCAAAGAGCTACGTAAGGCTGGTGCTAAAGTAGTGGTTTATGACCCAGAAGCTATGGAAAATGTACGTGGGGTGGTTGGTAAAAAAGTAAAATATGCAAAAAGTACATACGAAGCTATTGAAGGTGCAGATGCGTTGATGATTATGACCGAATGGCCTGAATTCCGTACACCTGATTTTGACAAAGTTGGTTCAGCTTTGAAAAATAAAGTTATCTTTGATGGACGTAATCTTTACGAATTAAAAGATATGCGTGAATTGGGCTACACTTATTACTCAGTTGGTAGAGAAACTGTAAAATAA
- a CDS encoding UDP-glucuronic acid decarboxylase family protein, with translation MKRVLITGGAGFLGSHLCDRFIKEGYYVIAMDNLITGDLRNIEHLFKHPNFEFYHHDVSKFIHVPGELDYILHFASPASPIDYLKIPIQTLKVGSLGIHNCLGLARVKKARVIIASTSEVYGDPQVHPQTEDYWGHVNPVGPRGVYDEAKRFQEAMTMAYHTYHGLETRIVRIFNTYGPRMRLNDGRVLPAFIGQALRGEDLTIFGDGTQTRSFCYVDDLVEGIYRLLLSDYAYPVNIGNPSEITMNEFAEEIIKLTGTDQKIVYKPLPKDDPKQRQPDITKAKEILGWEPKVSRAEGLKLTYEYFKSLPKERLFEEVAHRDFNKK, from the coding sequence ATGAAAAGAGTATTAATAACAGGAGGTGCTGGTTTCTTAGGGTCGCACCTTTGCGATAGATTTATCAAGGAAGGATACTATGTTATTGCAATGGATAATCTCATCACAGGAGATTTACGCAATATCGAACATTTGTTCAAGCATCCAAACTTTGAGTTTTATCACCACGATGTAAGTAAATTTATTCACGTACCTGGTGAATTAGATTATATCTTACATTTCGCTTCACCAGCAAGCCCAATTGATTACTTAAAAATTCCAATTCAAACCTTGAAAGTAGGTTCTTTAGGTATTCATAATTGCTTAGGTTTGGCTCGTGTAAAAAAAGCAAGAGTAATTATTGCTTCAACTTCTGAAGTTTATGGAGACCCTCAAGTTCACCCACAAACTGAAGATTATTGGGGACACGTAAATCCAGTTGGACCACGTGGTGTATATGATGAAGCCAAGCGTTTCCAAGAAGCGATGACAATGGCTTACCATACTTATCATGGTTTAGAAACTCGCATCGTACGTATTTTCAACACTTACGGCCCACGCATGCGTTTGAACGATGGCCGTGTATTACCTGCATTCATCGGACAGGCTTTACGTGGCGAAGACCTTACTATCTTTGGTGATGGTACGCAAACACGTTCATTCTGCTACGTTGATGATTTAGTAGAAGGCATTTATCGTTTATTACTTTCTGATTACGCTTATCCAGTAAATATTGGCAATCCTTCAGAAATAACGATGAATGAATTTGCAGAAGAAATCATTAAGTTAACAGGAACTGACCAGAAGATTGTTTATAAGCCTCTTCCGAAAGATGACCCTAAACAACGTCAACCGGATATTACTAAGGCAAAGGAAATCTTAGGCTGGGAACCAAAGGTTAGTCGAGCAGAAGGCTTGAAATTAACTTACGAATATTTTAAAAGCCTACCGAAAGAACGACTTTTTGAAGAAGTTGCTCATCGTGATTTTAATAAAAAATAA